The following proteins are co-located in the Solanum pennellii chromosome 8, SPENNV200 genome:
- the LOC107026897 gene encoding formyltetrahydrofolate deformylase 2, mitochondrial-like: MPKEKSDKLQNIYVLVLKAERFGWKTKNKKEVKHRKQLGERKMNFLRRVISPSSRSQVSQFANRSFKITQNHYGSIAQPTPSSLIHGIHQFHCPDVVGILAKLSDCIASREGNILSADIFVPDDNHVFYSRSEFLFDPAKWPREQMDADFSNLAKKFNAMKSVVRVPDIDPKYKISILASKQEHCLVDLLHGWQDGRFPIHITSVISNHERGPNTHVIRFLERHGIPYYYLPMTKENKREKEILDIVGDTDFLVLARYMQVLSGDFLKSYKKDIINIHHGLLPSFKGSNPSKQAFDAGVKLIGATTHFVSEELDSGPIIEQLVERVSHRDNLRTFIQKSEDVEKRCLAKAIKSYCELRIFPYEANKTVVFRS; this comes from the exons ATGCCAAAAGAGAAAAGTGATAAGTTGcagaatatatatgttttagttttgaaGGCAGAGAGATTTGGTTGgaaaaccaaaaacaaaaaggagGTAAAACACCGAAAGCAGTTGGGGGAGAGGAAGATGAACTTCCTCCGTAGAGTAATTTCCCCAAGCTCACGTTCTCAAGTTTCTCAATTTGCGAATAGGTCCTTCAAAATTACACAAAATCATTATGGGTCCATTGCTCAACCCACCCCAAGCTCCTTGATTCATGGcattcatcaatttcattgCCCA gATGTGGTTGGAATCCTTGCAAAACTATCGGATTGCATAGCATCAAGGGAAGGAAATATTCTCAGTGCTGATATTTTTGTTCCAGACGACAATCATGTCTTTTACTCCAGAAG CGAGTTTCTCTTTGACCCTGCTAAATGGCCAAGAGAGCAAATGGATGCAGACTTCTCTAATCTAGCTAAAAAGTTCAACGCGATGAAGTCTGTCGTTCGGGTGCCTGATATTGATCCCAAATATAAGATTTCAATTCTAGCTTCAAAGCAG GAGCACTGTCTTGTGGACTTGCTGCATGGTTGGCAGGATGGGCGGTTTCCTATTCACATAACTTCTGTAATAAG CAACCATGAACGAGGTCCAAACACTCATGTGATCCGGTTTCTTGAGAGGCATGGGATTCCATACTATTATTTGCCAATGACTaaggagaataaaagagaaaaagaaatctTGGATATAGTTGGGGATACTGACTTTTTGGTTCTTGCCAGATACATGCAG GTATTATCTGGGGACTTCTTAAAAAGCTATAAGAAAGATATCATTAATATTCACCATGGCTTGTTGCCATCGTTCAAGGGTAGTAATCCATCTAAGCAG GCTTTTGATGCTGGCGTTAAGTTGATTGGGGCGACAACTCACTTCGTTAGTGAAGAACTAGATTCGGGACCAATCATTGAGCAACTG GTTGAAAGGGTTTCTCATAGAGATAATTTGCGGACATTTATACAAAAGTCTGAGGATGTTGAGAAAAGGTGTCTTGCAAAAGCAATCAAATCATATTGTGAACTGCGTATTTTTCCATATGAGGCGAACAAGACTGTTGTTTTTAGGTCCTGA